GTTACCAGAGTTATGTAAACGTTCATACATCTGTCTGCCAAATCGCGCTTCCACCAAATGGTCGCGACTACCGTAAATTAATAAAGTTGGCGGTAAAGGGTGCGTCAGGTAATTTATCGGTGAAGCAATTTCATACTGATTAGGCAATTCTTCTACAGAACCACCAAGAAATGCTTTTAAAACAGCGCGGCTATTTATAGGATCGGGATTTGGCGGTGTTTTGTATCCTTCTGTTAAGTCAACAGGCCCGTAATAATTTACCACAGCACGGATGGGTGGTGCATCTGTTTGATAAGCCGCTAACATTGCTAGATGCGCTCCCGCAGAACGTCCTAAAAGTACCATACTTTCTGAATCAGCTTCATATTCAGCTGCATGTTTGCGAATAAAATTCAGGGCTGTACGCACATCATCTAACTGAGATGGAAACTGATATTGAGGGGCGTGTCGATAATCGATTGCAAATACCGTATATCCATGATTAGCAATATATTGATTAAACTCAGAATTGGCATGAGTATTGCCATATTGCCAAGCTCCACCATAAATTACTACTACTGCGGGATATTTCCCTATCTTTGAAGGTTGGTAAACTTCCATTTTTAAAGGCACTCCTCCAGGAGAAGCAAAGAGAATATCTTTTTGATAGCGCGTTTTACCTAATGGAATACCCCGAAAAAAATTAATTAAGTCAAAGGGATGGGTTTGCATTTTAGCCCTGACTGGGGGGGGAATTTGCTCTAGATAATTTGCTCCAAGCCCCTGTTTCATGGCTTTAGCCATCTGTATTTGAGTTGGTGGGATATTTATTAGCACCCATCCACAAATTAGTAATCCAATTAAACTGAAAATGCAAACTATACGTTGGATTGGACGGCGACGAATATAGAATAAAGACAACAATAAAAAGAGCAAATTTAATAAAAATAACCAAGGACTGATTTCTGGCGCTCCTACTGCTAACGTGAGTAAAAACATATTTGGAGCGGGAAGAATAATCCAAGAGCTAAGAATTAGACTGGCAAAACTGAGTAATAATGCCAGCCAGGATAAAAGTATTTTGGGTTTAGCAAACATAGATTAAAGTGCGGTATCCTTGGTAGGGACAATTCATGTAGACGCATTCGCGGAGCGTCTCCAAGAGTTGCGGCTTCCCGCAGGGTATTGTCCCTACGTCATTTTCGGAGATGTCTATTGTGAATTCTGGTGACAGCATAAATTATTGCTGTTGTATTTGCTTTTGTACCCAAATCCGAAAAGCTTTAAGGGTTGCATTTCTACCTGCTATTGTACTTTGCTCTAAATGTTGGGGAATTGCTTCAATTAGTGAGAATAGAGGAAAATTTAGGCTTTGCTGAGATTCTACATAATGTCCGTCTTGCAAAACATTAATTTGGAGCTTTCCTCGATCGAAACGCCAAAGTTCAGGCACTTTTAGCGCTTCATAAATATTAGGATGAGTGCGAGAAGTAATATCAATTTCTAGAGCTAAATCTGGAGGAGGATCTACTGCTAAATCTAGCCGCTTCTTGCCGCGAATCTTAGATTCATTTTTGATATAGAAACACTGATCGGGTTCTATACCTTGAGCCATCGCTTGGTTTTTGAAAGTGGTAGAACCAAGGCTGATGAACTCAGTACTCAACTCTTCCAAAAGAGCTTTGACTAAATCGCTAATAATTTCTTTGTCAAATTCATGTTCTGGCAGTGGTGCCATAATTTCCAGTATTCCCCGATCATAAGCAATTCGTGCTGCTCGGTGTTCTCCTAAATCCTCTAGAATTGCTTCTAATTCTTGCCAGGTTACATCTCGTAGCAGCACTCTTTGTCCTGGTGGAACATGGATGCGCTTTAATTCCAACAACATCATTTCCACTCCCAATAGCTGAAACCTAAATTTAGCTTACTCTAGTTGACTAATGCGCTGCGACAATTTTTGCTGCTTCATGGCTAGTGTATACTGGGGCGATCGCTCCAAAAAACCAGAGTAAAGAAAAAACCTCTGGAATTTCCAGAGGTTTTGGTTCCTGATTTAGTTTCTAGTTGTTACTCCAATTTGTCCTCAGTCATTTCCTGATAATCAAAAAAAATTATTTGAACAACAAGAACCCCGACTTTTCTAGGAAGTCGGGGTTCTGAACCTACGATTTTTTTATTTGGAAGTCCCTATATTGAGTCTCAACCTATCTACGCGATTAATTCTTCGCCTGTGGCTGCGAACCAGGAATCGTGACATCTATTGGTGTCACCTTTGCAGCTAGCTGTGTCAACGGTGGTTGAATGGCGCTTTGATTCCCCACTACTAAAGTCACAATTTTTTCTGGCTTGAGGTATTCTCGTGCTACCCGTTGCACATCAGCAGCCGTGGTGGCGGCGACGGCTTTTTGATAGCGAAAGAGAAAATCAGCAGGATAGCCGTAATATTCGTATCGCATCAACCGTGATAAGGTTTGGCTGGGGTCTTGAAAGTTGAATACAAAGGAGTTAAGTGTAGACTCTTTGGCATAAGCGAGTTCTTTTGCAGTCACTCTTTGAGTTTGGGTGCGTTTGATTTCAGCTTGTAAAGCTTTGACAAACTGGACGGTAGCATCCGATCGCGTTTGTCCACCAGCAACAAAGATGCCAGGATAATCGTAGCGGGGACTCCACTGCCCGTAGACAGAGTATGCTAAACCTTGACGCGATCGCAATTCATTAAATAAGCGTCCACCAAATCCATTTAACACCCCATTTAATACATCAAGTGCCGCATAATCGGGATTGTCGAAACGTCCGCCTAAATGTCCCAGAAGCACACTACTTTGCGTCAGTTGTGGCTGATTGACAAAAAAGACTCCACCTGTATTAGCTGCTAAAACCTTTGGTAATGTGGGTTTAGCAATACCTGGATTCCGCTGCCAATCACCAAACTTAGCTTGAATGAGCGATCGCATTTTCTTACTATCAAAATCGCCCACAATCCCCAAAATTATATTATTGGGGTGAAAATATTGTTGATAAAACTTGAGCAAATCCTCACGCTCAACCTTATCAACCGTTGCATACTCGATAGTGCGAGAGTATGGGCTATCTTTGCCATAGATCAATTTTTTAAATTCTCGATTAGCAATCCCATCTGGATTGTCATTACGACGAGCAATGCCACCCTTGGCTTGTGTCTTAGCTAAGTCTAGCTTTTCTTGAGCAAATACAGGCGATCGCAGCACCTCGGCAAACAGCCCAAACACCGTTTCTAAATCTTCGCTGAGTGCGTCAAAGCTAGCACCACCAGAAGCTTCACCAATACTAGCTTCTACAGATGCCGCTCGTTGTTCTAATATTTCGTTGAGTTCATCAGCCGAATGCTGCTTAGTTCCTCCAGTTCGCATTACCGCGCCTGTAAAACCAGCCAACCCAACTTTCTCCGGTGGTTCTAAGCGATTCCCTGTGCGTACAAAAGCCGTTCCATTCACCAACGGTAACTCATGATCCTCCATCAAATAGACAACCAAGCCATTTTGCAGCACAAACCGTTCATACTTAGGTAACTTAATCTCAGGTAGCGGTGGTAGTTGCAAGTCTGTATAATGCTTTGCCTCAGTCGTCGCCGCCAAAGAAAAATTACAAGTTAAAAGTAAACACGCAAAAACAGCAACCAAAGCATAAATTATCCCCTTCCCATTTTTGATTTTCAACGCCATCCGCCTTTTACTCTTCACCTTGTACCTTTGCATATCTCTCTTCCTTTGCGCCCTTTGCGCCTTCGCGGTTCGTTTCTCTTAAGCTTCTTTCGACAACAACTTCCCAATCGTGCGATTTTCTGGCGTAAACGTCTCCTTTGCCACCCGCTCAATATCAGTCGTCGTCACAGCTGCAATATCATCCAACTGCTTAAACAAATTCCGCCAAGAGCCAGTTTTCACCTCATATTCCAACAATTGTTGAGCCATCCCCATATTAGAATCGAGGGTACGTAACAAACTTGCCCGTGCTTGGGTTTTCACCCGTTCTAAATCAGCCGTCGCTACAGGCTCAGTTTTTAATTTGTCAATTTCTTGCCGCAAAGCCACCGCCAACTCATCAACTGTATGACCAGGAGCCGTGAGAGCATAGAAAAATATCAGGTTTGGGTACTTATCTCCAGGAAATCCGCTATAACCTTGGGCACTTAGCGCCAAACGCTGCTTTTCTACCAAAGACTTATATAGCCGTGACGTGCGTCCATCACTTAATAAACTGCCAATAATTTCATAGACTGCATTATCTGGATGAGTAATCGCCGGACGGTGATAACCTTCTAAATACCAGGGTTGAGAAGATAGCTGTAAAGTAACTTCCTGTGTTTGTTTTTGTGGCGGTTCCACCGGAATTTTTTCTACAGCTTTGGTTTTTGCTTGAAAGCGGCCAAAATAAGTTTGCGCCAGTTTTTTCACTTGAGCGGGATTGACATCTCCGACAATGGCAATAGTCAAATTACTTGGTACATAGTGAGTATCAAAAAAATTCTGGACATCTTCTGGTGTCAGATTGCGAATATCTTCGTCATAACCAATCACCGGACGCCTGTAGGGATGAACTTTGTAAGCCGTATCGATAAACTTTTCCACCATCAAGCCAATGGGTGAATTTTCCACCCGCATCCGTCGTTCTTCTAAAATTACATCTTTCTCTTTATAAAATTCACGACGAATTACCGGATCGAGAAATCGCTCCGACTCCAGCGACATCCAAAGTTCTAGCTTATTGGCAGGAAAGCTATAAAAATAACGAGTGGCTTCAGTAGAAGTATTGGCATTTAAACCTACGCCTCCCGCTTGTTCGACAATTTGACCCAATTCGTTTTGCTTGACTAGCTTGGCTGCTTGCGATTCCACTTGCTTAAACTCAGTTTCTAACCGAGCAACCTCAGCTTTTTTGCCATCGGCTTTCGCGGTTTTAATTTGGGCATTTAATTGCTCTAAGGCTTCTAGTAGCGGTTTTTCTTTTTTGTAGTCTTGTGTACCAATGCGCGTTGTACCTTTGAATGCCAAATGTTCCAAAAAGTGAGCTACACCTGTTTTGCCATCGGCCTCATCGACACCACCAACATTTGCGTATGTAAGAAAAGAAACCACAGGCGCTTGATGCCGTTCCAAGACGATGAATTTCAAACCATTGTCGAGGCGAAACTCCGTTAACTGCTTGATGACTCGATCTAGATAAGGTTGGATCGAACTTTGAACTGGCGGGGTTTGAGTTTTGGTTTCTTGAGGAGGGGGTGCTGTCTGAGTTTGAGCTAGAGCAACTTCTGGTAGCAATCCCCACGAGAAGATGATCCAAGTCAACAAAGCGATCGCCAACCGCCGCAATATGACAGATACTCGATCTGACCAATCCAAAATCCTCAATTTAAAATCCAAAATTGACCGACTGCTCTGGCTCATAAGCGAAAACTACGATAAAGTTACATTACCTAAACAACAGGATACTTAGCAAAAGAGCGTTAATCTTGTATTAAGCTTTCAGTGGCTCTTTATGCCTAAAGTTAGACAATAATGCTACAAATCCTGTTACGGATATCTAACCATAACTGTTATGCGAATTTTTAATTCTTCCCCACCTTCAGAAGCTCAGACGCGCACCCGAATTTTAGAGGCTGCACAACGGTTGTTTGCCTCTCAAGGATTTGATGGTACTACCACCCGCGATTTAGCACAACAAGCAGGTGTAGCTGAAGGCACTCTATTTCGTCATTTTCCCAATAAAAAAGCAATTTTGGTGGAAGTAGCCACAAGTGGCTGGGTAGAGATTCTTACAGATTTGCTCACAGAGTTAAGTGAAATGGGCAGCTATAAAGCCGTAGCGCAGGTGATGCGCCGCCGGATGTGGAATTTCCAAAAAAATGCCGATTTGATGCGTGTTTGTTTTATGGAGGTGCAGTTTCACCCCGATTTACGCGATCGCATTCAATTAGAAGTCATTACCAAAATGACTGATGTGGGCGAAGCATTCTTTCAAACAGCAATGGATAAAGGCATTTATCGTCAAGGGGACGCCAAGCTAGTTGCAAAAGTTTTCTTAGGAATGTTTGCGATCGCAGGTTTTTCTAACAACACCCTCATCGAGCCTGACGCGTCCCCTCAACAAATGCAGGAAATGGCCGAAGGACTTGCTGATATTTTCCTGAATGGTGTTTTAGCTAAAGAGTAGGGATTGGGGATTGGGGATTGTTTATTTCTCCCCCTGCCTCCCCTGCCTCCCCTGCCTCCTCTGCTCCCTTATCCCCCAGTCCCTAATGTTTTCGCTTGCTGACTCCACTGCTGTACTAGCTCAATTGCTGGACACAAATCTCGGCGCTGCATTGTGGCTACTTGCAAACGCATAATTTGTTGGTGCAATCTGTGAGTGGGAGTTTGAGCTAACTGCACCACAGAACCAATACCCGCATGAAGCAATAAACCACAATATTGTGTCCCGACGCTGGGAATACGCGCCAAGTCAGCTAAAGCCATCCATTTATTTACATACTGAAGATGAATTTGTAGTTTATTTGCTAACGCTAGTCTTGACTCTAGAGTTTTACCTTGTTTGAATAGCGCTACTGTGCTGCTAATTCCACAATTTTGCAGTTGAGATTGTTCTTCGTGGCTCAGTCCAGGTAATTGCTCAATTGGCCAATCACGAGATTGGATAAGACTTCTAACATCTTTTTGTTTAGCAGACATATTTAAAATTAAAATATTAGGCTTCTTTAAATATTGTGACACTCACTTCTTGGCAAGAGCGTACTTTTGCAATTCAGTGTTTGTATTGCCGTGCTATTTTAACTCAATCTTCTGCAATAGGATTGTTTCGCCTGACAATGCGATTGTTTCGCCTGACAATGCCATTGTTTCGCCTGACAATGCCATTGTTTCGACTAGCAATGCAATTGTTTCGCCTGACAATGCCATTGTTTTGCTTGACAATGCCATTGTTTCGATTAACAATGCGATTGTTTTGTCTGACAATACGATCGCATCGGCTTGCAAAAATGAATTAGTCTATGATATTCATGCGGTAATTAACTCGCCTCGCAGTACAGTTACCGCTTGTCCAGAGAGAAAGACGCGATCGCCTCCGTCATAATATACTTTCACCACACCACCGCGACTAGATGCCTGATAAGCCAAAAACTCATTTTTGTGCAAGCGATCGCGCCAGAAGGCAGCAAGGCAACAATGAGCCGCCCCAGTCACTGGGTCTTCATTAATACCTAATTTCGGTGCAAAGAAGCGCGAGACGAAATCGTATTCGGAATCAGAATTGGCGGTGCTAGTGACGATTACATCACCAATAGACAACGTTTTCAGGAGTTGGAAATTTGGCTGTACTTGTCGTACTAATTCTTCAGATTCTAATTCCACTAAATAGCCGAGGGAATTTTGGAAGACAGATTTGGATCGTACACCCAAAGCTTCACTAAGTTCTGGAGGTGCGATCGCTGCTTGTGAGTGATTCACAGGAAAATCTAATTCAATCCACTCACCTTGCAACTTTGCAATCAGCACTCCACTTTTGGTATAAAAACGCGCAATTTCATCAAGTAATAAATGTCCTTCTGACCAAAGTACATGGGCGCTAGCTAAAGTTGCATGACCACAAAGCGGTACTTCTACCGTGGGTGTAAACCAACGCAAATTGAAACCATCATCCTGTTTGACAAGAAAAGCCGTCTCAGATAAATTCATCTCTTGGGCCACGTTCTGCATCCAGCCTTCATTTTGGGGAGTAGGCAAAACACAGACAGCAGCAGGATTACCTGCAAAAGGTGTATTGGTAAAAGCATCAACTTGAGTAATAATTTGTCCCATTAGAGTCACTTCGCTTCGCTCACAATTCAAAATTTAAAATTTAAAATTCAAAATTAATGATCCCCATAAAGAAATTTAGACGTATGCTGGGTTACGCAAAACCCATTGGTGTCAACTTAAGCTAAAACTCCCTCCCTTAAAACCTCGTTTCCAGCCTTCGGTTGGAAATGCAACTCAAAAGTGGCTCTGCCGCCAGCAAGCGAGGCGGAGCCTCTAGGACGGCATTCCCAGTCGGAGACTGGGAACGAGACAATATCTAAAAGCTTTTACTAGGCTAGTTTTCACGTTAAGTTGATACCAATGCGAGCCTTGCTACGCCACTACGTTGTGTTAATCCAAATGAGAACCGCTATATACAGTACCTTATAAATTAGGAATATAATCTCCAAAAACTAGAGTCAATGTTAAAGCAAAACGAAAATATGAGGATAAAAATCTTCAGAAGCATCTTTGCTGCGGTCAACTTAGCGCTAATTTCTGGAGGATTAGTTAGCTGTGTTGTTGAAGTACCACAGCCACCTGTTCCAACTGAGCGACAAAAACCAGTCGTACAACCTAGCCAACAGCCTAAGCAGGCAAAGCAGAACGACAAAGATGATGATGACAAACATAGCGATCGCAAAAATGATCAAAAAGATGGCGATCGCAAGGATGATAAAAAAGATGACGATAAAGACGATAACGACTAAATAAAGGTAAAATCATCACCTTAAATTTATGCTTATCCCACAAACTTCTACTTCCCTCATCGAGACTTTACGCCGCCGCCGCCAACAATTAGCCAATCTCATTGATTTTCCAGTAATTCTGTGGTCAGGTAGCAACAATCCGCGCAACTTTCCGGCAAATTCCTTTCCGTTTCGTGCTAGCAGTCATTTCCTCTATTTTGCCGGACTGCCATTATCAAAGGCGGCAATTCGTTTAGAAGCAGGCAAGCTAGAATTATTCATCGACGATCCGTCACCCAGCAGCGCCCTTTGGCATGGAGAAACGCCAACGCGCGAGGAAATAGCCGAGAAGATTGGGGCGGATGTGGCAGGGCCAATGGCAGAATTAGAGTCTTGGGTAGAAAATGCCGCTACACTTGCTGCCCAAGATGCAGCGACTTGGACGCAGCAATCACAGATATTAAATAAATGGGTTTTACCACAAAGTCCTCCCCAAGGAATTGACTTGGAGTTAGCTAAGGCGATCGTTTCTCTCCGCCTGATCCATGATGATGCGGCATTAACCGAGTTGCGAAAAGCTGCTGCTGTGACTGTAGAAGCCCACAAAGCTGGGATGGCTGCAACACCCAAAGCCAAACTAGAAGCAGAAGTTCGGGCAGCGATGGAAGGGGTAATTATTGCTCACAATATGACTACCTCTTACAACAGTATTGTCACTGTTCACGGTGAAGTTTTGCATAACGAGCATTATCATCATAGTTTGCAACCAGGTGATTTACTACTTGCCGATGTTGGCGCTGAAACCGAGATGGGTTGGGCAGGTGATGTAACTCGCACGTGGCCAGTTTCAGGTAAGTTTTCATCTACCCAAAGAGATATTTATAATGTGGTGTTGGCAGCCCATGATGCCTGCATTGCCAAAATACAGCCTGGTGTAGAGTATGGGGATATTCATTTACTAGCAGCTACAGCGATCGCAGAAGGTTTAGTAGAGTTAGGTATTTTACAAGGAAATCCCCAAGATTTAGTAGAAATCGATGCCCACGCGCTGTTTTTCCCTCATGGTATCGGTCATCTACTGGGTTTAGATGTCCATGATATGGAAGATTTAGGCGATTTAGCAGGGTATGAAGAGGGACGTTCGAGGAGCGATCGCTTTGGCTTAAGCTACCTCCGTTTAAATCGTCCCCTGCGTCCAGGAATGTTAGTCACAATTGAGCCTGGTTTTTATCAAGTACCAGCAATTTTAAATGATGCCAACGTCCGTTCAAAATATCAGAGTGTGGTGAATTGGCAGCGTTTATCTGAATTTGCCGATGTCCGCGGAATTCGCATTGAAGATGATGTTTTAGTTACTACAGAAGGCAGCGAAGTTTTAACAGCCGCATTACCAAACAATGCCGATGCTGTGGAAAATCTAGTCAATGGCTGAGTCCATGTGAGACTGCGCCAAACCCTTTTAACTTCTCTCTCTCTTTCTTTGTGTCCTTTGCGCCTTTGCGGTTCGTTTTTCTTGATTATGCTTAACTCGACTTTATCCATTTACTTCGCAACGCGATACTCCTGCGGAGTCGTTGCACGAACGCTTAAGCTGAAACCTCTGTAATTTATGGGTATTATCTTTTTACTTTTTACTTTTTAAACTCATGGCAAGATGCTCACCCTATAGGCAATACGCTTGGGTTAAGAGCTAATGGCAACAATTTTGGGTTTTCGAGACGCGATAAATCGCCGTCTCTACAAGTGTTTTGTTGCTCATTCTGAACTGTATTGCCCAATAAGGTACAGACTTCTGAGATTTGGCGGAATATTCGAGTGGATAGTTACTGTGATTTCAACTAACTGCCAACAGTTATTGTTGAATCTGCTGTTTCCTTTTCAGAATTTTCCGCATTGTCAACCTCAAGACTTCGGAGTAGTTCTCGAATGACATCTGTTGCTGGCCTTCCTGTCAAAGCACAGTAGCATTCAAGTTTCTTCATTTCCTCGGTTGTGAGATTTACTGTCAGTCGTTTAACAGCCCATTTTTTTTTCATGATCCTTTTTTGTCTTTAATATGTTGCTTTTTATCAAAATCACCAAATCATTAGGATTATTCCCGTAGTGCATAGCCTACACCACGGACTGTATGAATCAAACGCTTTTCATTATTTTCTTCCAACTTGAGTCGCAGATAACGAATATAAACCTCAATAATATTAGAATCACCCATAAAATCGTAACCCCAAACTTTCTCTAAAATTTGATCTCTAGTAAACACTTGACGGGGATGTGAAAGGAGATATTCTAATAAGTCAAACTCTTTTGCTGTTAACTCAATGCTTCGTTTCTCCCGAAATACTTCACGGGTGCGGCGATTTAAGCTTAAATCTTCAAATCGCAACAAATCCTCGTCTGTTTCTTGGGTGCGGCGGAGATGGGCGCGAATTCTAGCTAGTAGTTCCTCAATGCTGAAAGGTTTAACAACATAATCATCGGCTCCTGCATCTAATCCTGCCACGCGATCGCTCACTTCATCTTTTGCTGTCAACAAAATCACTGGTACTGTACTCCCTGTTGCTCGCAAACGGCGACAAATTTCCAAACCTGTCAAGCCTGGAAGCATCCAATCCAGAATCGCTAAATCTGGTGATGAGTCTCTGGCTAAGGTTAAACCAGCAATACCATCATGGGCTACGCTAACTTTGTATCCTTCGCTACTAAGTTCTAATTCGACAAATCGCGCCAGTTTGACTTCATCTTCCACCAAAAGGATATGTGCTGTCATATTTTTGCTCCTAAAATAGGTAAGTAATGTCAAAATTCACAACAAAAATTTTCTGTCATACACACTATGTCTGCAATCAAATCAAGAAGTCGAGAATCTAAGTCTTTCAATTTTCATAAATCAGATATAAATGCTATATAGCAATCCTAAATGAGTCACGAACTAAAAGATCCCCGACTTCTTGAAGAAGTCGGGGATCTGATCCTCTCGGTGGAGAGCAAATCAGATCGGACTGCTATATGTAGGTAAACTGATTGTAAATATACTACCTTCCCCTAATTTAGATTGCACGCTGACACTACCCCCCATCCCTTCTATAAGTGTTTTGACAATCGATAAACCCAAACCACAACCCCCAGTAGTATGAGAGCGAGATTCATCTACACGGTAAAACCTCTCAAATATCCGTGCTTGGTGTTGTAAAGGAATGCCATAGCCTTTGTCACAAACTTGAATAATTGCCTTGTCTTGAACCTGATTTAACTTAAAAATTATCTGTGTATCAGCTTCAGAATACTTAACAGCATTATCAATTAAGTTTAATAACACTTGTTTGAGGCGACTGTAGTCTGCTTTAATCTCAATTGGATAAATCTTTGACTCGATTGTAATTGTGCGATCGCTATATTTTTCTGCCATCATTACAACTTCTTCAACCAATTCATTGAGTACATAAGATTTCATCTGAAAGTATAAATAACCACTATCGGCTCGTGCCAAATCAAGTAAATCTTGCAACAAGCGGATAGTGCGTTCAGCTTCTGATGCCGCAGTTTCTAAAGCTTCTTGCTGGGTTTGGGTTAAGTTACTCTGCCTTCGTAAGACGCTTTGCAAATAACCATGTACAATTGTCAAAGGTGTGCGTAGCTCATGAGAAACATTACTCACAAATTCTCGCTCTTGCTCCCATGATTGGGAGAGGCGTGATAACAACATGTTTAAAGTTTGAGCTAGTTCTTTAACTTCGCTGGGTGCATTATCAAGATATAGCTGTGCTTGTCCTAAATCTTCAGCAGAAATCACAGAAGTCATTTGATTTAGCTGGCGTAGGGGTTGCAGAGAACGTTTGATATAAAGTGCGATCGCAGCAGTTAAAATAATAATTGCCAAAATACTAGTAATACCTAAATTCTGCACCATTCCCACAAACATTTTCTGTTCGCGGGTAATATCCTTGACTACAAATAACTCACCGATAAACTTCCCCTGCACTTGCACAGAACTACCACATAAAACAAAAGAGCTTTGATTTATTTTGTAAACTTGTGCTTTAATCGGCATCTTAGTCAGGGACATTAACTCAGTAACCGTAGTATCAGATAATAAATTTAAATTAGCAGATTTTACTAAAATTTTATTATCAGAACTTTTTAGCCATAATAATGTGTCGGTATTTCCCAAATTATTAATAGCCTTTTGCAACCCAGTTTCAGGCTGCATCATTTCACTATAAATTTGCACATCTTGCGGTAAGCGCTTGGCAATTTGTTCTATATTATATTTATGACTATCAACTAAAATTTGCTGCATTTTCCAGC
This Nostoc sp. C052 DNA region includes the following protein-coding sequences:
- a CDS encoding response regulator transcription factor, translated to MTAHILLVEDEVKLARFVELELSSEGYKVSVAHDGIAGLTLARDSSPDLAILDWMLPGLTGLEICRRLRATGSTVPVILLTAKDEVSDRVAGLDAGADDYVVKPFSIEELLARIRAHLRRTQETDEDLLRFEDLSLNRRTREVFREKRSIELTAKEFDLLEYLLSHPRQVFTRDQILEKVWGYDFMGDSNIIEVYIRYLRLKLEENNEKRLIHTVRGVGYALRE
- a CDS encoding HAMP domain-containing sensor histidine kinase; this encodes MKQIIKVWINIDPFSLQSRLTIGIASFSALVLGSLATWTSWKMQQILVDSHKYNIEQIAKRLPQDVQIYSEMMQPETGLQKAINNLGNTDTLLWLKSSDNKILVKSANLNLLSDTTVTELMSLTKMPIKAQVYKINQSSFVLCGSSVQVQGKFIGELFVVKDITREQKMFVGMVQNLGITSILAIIILTAAIALYIKRSLQPLRQLNQMTSVISAEDLGQAQLYLDNAPSEVKELAQTLNMLLSRLSQSWEQEREFVSNVSHELRTPLTIVHGYLQSVLRRQSNLTQTQQEALETAASEAERTIRLLQDLLDLARADSGYLYFQMKSYVLNELVEEVVMMAEKYSDRTITIESKIYPIEIKADYSRLKQVLLNLIDNAVKYSEADTQIIFKLNQVQDKAIIQVCDKGYGIPLQHQARIFERFYRVDESRSHTTGGCGLGLSIVKTLIEGMGGSVSVQSKLGEGSIFTISLPTYSSPI